In Desulfofustis limnaeus, the genomic stretch ACCCAGACCGTGCAGTTTTTGGCATGGTGGATGATTTTATTGGAGACCGAGCCGAAGAGAAATTCCTCGGCCTTGGACACGCCACGCCGACCCACGACCACGGTGCCGAATTCCTCTTCCTTGAGCACAGCCAGGATTTCCTGGGCAATGGAGGTGCCGAAGCTGCATCGGGTTGCCGACCGGTCGGCGAACGGCGACGAGCAGCTGACCACGTAGCGTTCGCTGATGGCGGTGTCGGCGATACCTTTGGTGACCAGCAGGGTCCGCGCTTGGAGGAGAAAACGGTGCAGTTCGTCCCGATGTTCGGTGCACCGCGTTTTCCAGGAAGCCTCGTCGGGAAAGAGGTCGCGATCGGGAAAACGCTCGATACAGAGCAGCATGATCTGAACACCCGGCGCCCCGGCCATCATATCGCCGACATAGCTCACCGCCCGGGAGGCGTTCTCCGATCCGTCCACAGCGATCAGTATCTTCTTGAAATCCATGACCCCCTCTCGATTATCGTGGTCGCCTGAGAGATCAACGCAGCGCCTGCAGACAGGGACGCAGTTCGTCGAGGAACTCTCCGACAGTGTCGTAAAAAACGTAGGAGCCTGCGGAAAAATGCAGCAGCACGTTGTTTAACTCGGTCGGGATGTAGGGAAAAAGCTTCTTTAAGTTGCTCAGCCGATGCGGGAACATCAGTGAAAAATCGTCCGGGGTCAGTGCCGGGCTTCCCGTCTGGCCGTTTCCGCCAGTTTTCAGGGTGTGGGTGGTATGTTCTCCTTTTCCGGTCACAAAGAGCAGGATGTTGCCCAGTCCGAAAATGTCGAGCCCGAACGGGTTTTCATGAAAATCGAAGGCATAGTCGAAATCGATCCAGCGGTAGGCGCCTGTTTGGTATTCCACCCACAGATGGTCGCGGCGAATGTCTCCATGCTTCTCGCCGTGGGCATGAAGAAAGGCGATGGACTCGCAGGAGCCGATGAACTTTTCCAGAATGGAGGGGAAAAAGTGATGGAAATAGTGTTCGTGATCGGCATCGATATCCTCCACCACCGTGTCCAGCCGTTTGCCGTGGACCACGTCGAGGATACGGACGTTGTTGTCCTTGCTGTCCCGGACGGTCTGACCCTGCATGAAGCGCAGATCGTCACGGACCAGGTTGAGGATCCGGGCTTCCTTGTCCGGGCTGCGGTGGCAGTAGATCTCGAAATCACCGATTCTCAGGGGAAAGGTCTCGTAGAAAACGAGCTTGATGATCTTGCGCTCGCCGCTCTCCAGTTCGGTGCATCGTTTGACCCAGAATTTCGGGTCCTCCATGCCGAACCGTCGTTCCGCCTCGTCGCGGATGACCAGGTAATGCTTGCCGGCCAGCGCCATCACGTCGCCGTAGCCGATTTCCATGAACTCGGACGTATCCTCGATCAACCGTCCGCTGTGCCGTGACGGAAAGTGCGGGGCATAGTGCCGCAGCAGCTCCCTGACAACCGCTCGACCATCCTCACTCATCACTCGGCCCTCCTTTTTAATGTGATAGCACGGATGGAGCAGCAAAGCAAAGACTCAATAATTGCCCCGGCAGACGGCTAATCGGAGAGGTAATAAACGATGGTGGAGACGACTCGGACCTTTTTGATATGCGGGGTCGAGGCGTCGCGGTCGGCGATGGAAAACTGTCCTTGGTCGGCCGCCTTGATCTTGCCCAGCGAACTGCTCGAATCCTTGGCGAACTTCAGTGCCACTTCCCGTGCCTTGAGTGTCGCCTCCTCGACCATTTCGGGTTTGATGTCGTTGAGACCGGTGAAGATGAACTCCGTTTTGTTCTGGTAGTCCTGACCGGTGATGGCGATCCCCTCTTTGCCCAGATCGACGATTTTTCGCATGGTCGCTCGGACCAGCTCCACCTGCCGACTGTAGACGGTAACGGTGGCAGCGGCGGTATAACGGAACTCGATATTGCGGGTATCGCCGTATTGCTGGGCCTGCCGGTCGGTGATAGCCGGTTGGGAAAGGGTTATCTCGTCGTCGGCAAAACCGTTGTCTTGGAGGAATCGGAGAACAAGGCTGGTGTGGTGTTCGATGGCGCCATAGAGTTCGGCCAGGTCGTTGGATGCCTC encodes the following:
- a CDS encoding universal stress protein, with the protein product MDFKKILIAVDGSENASRAVSYVGDMMAGAPGVQIMLLCIERFPDRDLFPDEASWKTRCTEHRDELHRFLLQARTLLVTKGIADTAISERYVVSCSSPFADRSATRCSFGTSIAQEILAVLKEEEFGTVVVGRRGVSKAEEFLFGSVSNKIIHHAKNCTVWVVA
- a CDS encoding SIMPL domain-containing protein, whose protein sequence is MAEKRTVEAAILGAFICVGLIIFGSLLANTALNVKALERTITVKGLAEREVTADTAIWPITFNEASNDLAELYGAIEHHTSLVLRFLQDNGFADDEITLSQPAITDRQAQQYGDTRNIEFRYTAAATVTVYSRQVELVRATMRKIVDLGKEGIAITGQDYQNKTEFIFTGLNDIKPEMVEEATLKAREVALKFAKDSSSSLGKIKAADQGQFSIADRDASTPHIKKVRVVSTIVYYLSD